In Streptomyces alboniger, the following are encoded in one genomic region:
- a CDS encoding uroporphyrinogen-III synthase, with protein MSPTSNLPGIPAHGHVTFLGAGPGDPGLLTLRAVEALARADVLIAEPDVLDVVRVHAKGGVDTPLPPTTDDTSATADTTTIRVAANLVMEAARGGKRVVRAVSGDPGLDTDAAQEMLACAAEGISFEVVPGIAAAVGVPAYAGVPLRDSQGADVRFVDARTASDRCWSEVGASDGTAVVSTSLDSVAAAAGELVAAGRKPDTPMTVTIAGTTTRQRTWNATLGTIAQVLKQAKVLPSPDGGQPVIAVVGERSAAAQRDQLSWFESKPLFGWRVLVPRTKEQAASLSDQLRSYGAVPHEVPTIAVEPPRTPQQMERAVKGLVTGRYEWIAFTSVNAVKAVREKFEEYGLDARAFAGIKVAAVGEQTAAALIAFGVKPDLVPSGEQSAAGLLEDWPPYDPVFDPIDRVFLPRADIATETLVAGLIDLGWEVDDVTAYRTVRASPPPAETREAIKGGGFDAVLFTSSSTVRNLVGIAGKPHNVTVIACIGPATAKTAEEHGLRVDVMAPEPSVHKLAQALADFGSQRRAAALDAGDPVTRPSERRPGSRRRRTAP; from the coding sequence TTGAGCCCCACCTCGAACCTTCCCGGCATTCCCGCACACGGGCACGTCACCTTCCTGGGTGCCGGACCCGGAGATCCGGGACTGCTGACCCTGCGCGCCGTCGAGGCGCTGGCCCGAGCGGATGTGCTGATCGCCGAGCCTGATGTGCTCGACGTCGTCCGTGTGCATGCCAAGGGAGGTGTGGACACACCCCTGCCGCCGACCACTGACGACACGTCAGCAACCGCGGACACGACGACGATCCGAGTCGCCGCCAATCTTGTCATGGAGGCCGCGAGGGGCGGCAAGCGGGTCGTGCGCGCGGTCAGCGGCGACCCCGGCCTCGACACGGACGCGGCGCAGGAGATGCTCGCCTGCGCCGCCGAGGGCATCTCCTTCGAGGTCGTGCCGGGCATCGCGGCCGCGGTCGGTGTGCCCGCGTACGCCGGTGTGCCGCTGCGGGACTCGCAGGGCGCGGACGTCCGCTTCGTCGACGCCCGTACGGCGTCCGACCGCTGCTGGAGCGAGGTCGGCGCGTCCGACGGGACCGCGGTGGTCTCCACGTCGCTCGACTCCGTCGCGGCGGCCGCGGGCGAGCTGGTGGCCGCGGGCCGCAAGCCGGACACCCCGATGACGGTGACCATCGCCGGTACGACGACGCGCCAGCGCACCTGGAACGCGACGCTCGGCACCATCGCGCAGGTCCTCAAGCAGGCGAAGGTGCTGCCCTCGCCCGACGGGGGGCAGCCCGTCATAGCCGTGGTCGGCGAGCGCTCCGCCGCCGCCCAGCGCGACCAGCTGTCGTGGTTCGAGTCGAAGCCCCTCTTCGGCTGGCGCGTGCTCGTCCCGCGTACGAAGGAGCAGGCGGCCTCGCTCTCCGACCAGCTGCGCTCCTACGGCGCGGTGCCGCACGAGGTGCCGACCATCGCGGTCGAGCCGCCGCGCACGCCCCAGCAGATGGAGCGCGCGGTCAAGGGCCTGGTCACCGGGCGGTACGAGTGGATCGCCTTCACGTCCGTCAACGCGGTGAAGGCGGTGCGGGAGAAGTTCGAGGAGTACGGGCTCGACGCGCGTGCCTTCGCCGGGATCAAGGTCGCGGCCGTCGGTGAGCAGACGGCCGCCGCGCTGATCGCCTTCGGCGTCAAGCCCGACCTGGTGCCGAGCGGTGAGCAGTCGGCCGCGGGCCTCCTGGAGGACTGGCCGCCCTACGACCCGGTCTTCGACCCGATCGACCGCGTCTTCCTGCCGCGGGCCGACATCGCCACGGAGACGCTGGTCGCCGGTCTCATCGACCTGGGCTGGGAGGTCGACGACGTCACGGCCTACCGGACCGTGCGCGCCTCGCCGCCGCCGGCAGAGACGCGGGAGGCCATCAAGGGCGGCGGTTTCGACGCCGTGCTCTTCACGTCCTCCTCGACCGTGCGCAACCTCGTCGGCATCGCGGGCAAGCCGCACAACGTGACGGTCATCGCGTGTATCGGCCCCGCCACCGCGAAGACGGCGGAGGAGCACGGGCTGCGGGTGGACGTGATGGCTCCGGAGCCCTCGGTGCACAAGCTGGCCCAGGCGCTGGCCGACTTCGGTTCGCAGCGGCGGGCCGCGGCGCTGGACGCCGGGGACCCCGTGACGCGGCCGAGCGAGCGTCGGCCCGGTTCGCGTCGGCGACGCACCGCGCCGTAG
- the hemB gene encoding porphobilinogen synthase, with translation MTKYGSFPGTRPRRLRTTPAMRRMVAETRLHPADLILPAFVREGISEPVAIGSMPGVFQHTRDTLKKAAVEALEAGVSGIMLFGVPEESKKDAAGTVGTDPDGILQLALRDVRSEVGDDLIVMSDLCLDEFTDHGHCGVLDSEGRVDNDATLERYAEMAQVQADAGAHVVGPSGMMDGQIGVVRDALDQVGHEDVSILAYTVKYSSAFFGPFREAVGSSLKGDRKTYQQDPANARESLRELALDLDEGADMVMVKPAGPYLDILAKVADAVDVPVAAYQISGEYAMIEAAAERGWIDRDKAIMESLTGIKRAGANMILTYWATEVARQL, from the coding sequence GTGACGAAGTACGGATCTTTCCCCGGTACGCGGCCGCGGCGGCTGCGGACGACTCCGGCCATGCGGCGCATGGTCGCCGAGACGCGGCTGCATCCGGCCGATCTGATCCTGCCCGCGTTCGTGCGCGAGGGGATCAGCGAGCCGGTGGCGATCGGCTCCATGCCCGGCGTCTTCCAGCACACCCGCGACACTTTGAAGAAGGCGGCCGTCGAGGCGCTGGAGGCCGGGGTCTCCGGGATCATGCTCTTCGGGGTGCCGGAGGAGTCGAAGAAGGACGCCGCCGGGACGGTGGGCACCGACCCCGACGGGATCTTGCAGCTCGCCCTGCGGGACGTGCGTTCCGAGGTCGGCGACGACCTCATCGTCATGTCCGACCTGTGCCTGGACGAGTTCACCGACCACGGGCACTGCGGGGTGCTGGACTCCGAGGGTCGCGTCGACAACGACGCGACCCTTGAGCGGTACGCGGAGATGGCCCAGGTCCAGGCCGACGCGGGCGCCCATGTGGTCGGCCCGAGCGGCATGATGGACGGTCAGATCGGCGTCGTCCGCGACGCGTTGGACCAGGTCGGCCACGAGGACGTGTCGATCCTCGCCTACACCGTGAAGTACTCCTCGGCGTTCTTCGGCCCCTTCCGCGAGGCGGTCGGCTCGTCGCTGAAGGGCGACCGCAAGACGTACCAGCAGGACCCGGCCAACGCCCGGGAGTCCCTGCGGGAGCTGGCGCTCGATCTGGACGAGGGCGCCGACATGGTGATGGTGAAGCCCGCCGGGCCCTACCTCGACATCCTCGCGAAGGTCGCCGACGCGGTGGACGTGCCGGTGGCGGCGTACCAGATCAGCGGTGAGTACGCGATGATCGAGGCCGCCGCCGAGCGCGGCTGGATCGACCGGGACAAGGCGATCATGGAGTCCCTCACGGGGATCAAGCGCGCGGGCGCCAACATGATCCTCACGTACTGGGCCACCGAGGTGGCGCGGCAGCTGTGA
- a CDS encoding zinc-binding dehydrogenase: MRAVVLHEFGPAENLRYETWPDPVAGPGQVRIAVRAAGAHFVETVMRAGEASDKAPPLPELPAVLGGEVAGVVDAVGPGVDASWLGRPVVTSHGAPGGYADLAVAAVDELHAVPDGLGFEDAVTMVMTGATTMGLLGVARLRPDDVVLVTSAAGGVGRLVVQYAHAIGATVVGAAGGPGKVDAVRALGADVAVDYNVPGWADSVRERLGGRPVTAVLDGVGGEKAAAAFELIGRGGRYVVIGWSSQEAFEPTPQVLAGRGISYANALMELIGHPEERPAREREALEAAAKGELVPSWQAFPLARAAQAHAAMERRETTGKVVLVP, from the coding sequence ATGCGCGCCGTTGTTCTGCATGAGTTCGGACCCGCCGAGAACCTGCGGTACGAGACCTGGCCGGACCCCGTCGCGGGCCCCGGCCAGGTGCGGATCGCCGTACGGGCGGCCGGGGCGCACTTCGTGGAGACCGTGATGCGGGCCGGTGAGGCCTCGGACAAGGCGCCGCCGCTGCCCGAACTGCCCGCGGTCCTCGGCGGAGAGGTCGCGGGCGTCGTCGACGCGGTCGGCCCCGGCGTGGACGCCTCCTGGCTCGGCCGGCCCGTCGTGACCTCGCACGGGGCGCCCGGCGGGTACGCCGATCTGGCGGTCGCCGCCGTCGACGAGCTGCACGCCGTCCCGGACGGGCTCGGTTTCGAGGACGCCGTGACCATGGTGATGACCGGCGCCACCACCATGGGGCTGCTCGGGGTCGCCCGACTGCGGCCGGACGACGTGGTGTTGGTGACGTCCGCCGCCGGGGGAGTGGGGCGGCTCGTCGTGCAGTACGCGCACGCCATCGGCGCGACGGTCGTCGGCGCGGCGGGCGGACCCGGCAAGGTCGACGCGGTGCGGGCGCTCGGCGCCGATGTCGCCGTGGACTACAACGTGCCCGGGTGGGCCGACTCCGTCCGCGAACGGCTCGGGGGGCGGCCGGTCACCGCCGTCCTGGACGGCGTCGGGGGCGAAAAGGCCGCGGCCGCCTTCGAGTTGATCGGGCGGGGCGGGCGGTACGTCGTCATCGGCTGGTCCTCGCAGGAGGCCTTCGAGCCGACGCCGCAGGTCCTTGCCGGGCGGGGCATCTCGTACGCCAATGCCCTCATGGAGTTGATCGGACACCCCGAGGAGCGGCCCGCGCGGGAGCGGGAGGCTCTGGAGGCCGCCGCCAAGGGGGAGTTGGTGCCCTCGTGGCAGGCGTTCCCGCTGGCGCGGGCGGCGCAGGCGCATGCGGCGATGGAGCGGCGGGAGACCACGGGGAAGGTGGTGCTCGTCCCCTAG
- the istB gene encoding IS21-like element helper ATPase IstB: MSSLTAVGGLVSRSAPPPPNMTTLGCALFATRWLQAPLYFGLVAAQGVYVYKFFNELWHLIHHVISGRADETHVMLAVLKLVDVVMIANLLIMVIVGGYETFVSRIGLQGHRDQPEWLSHVNSNVLKVKLATAIVGISSVHLLQMFVDVHHTPRHDLMWGTVIHMAFIASAAILAYMSGPMAAHETRARTAGAGSRPAAVPAQRDPGAGEAAGPASGAEERIEAAGFPARKVLELFDEGHLRAPEPGVITRLGKVDFVTRKANVVLLGGPGTGKTHLAVALGVRACQAGHQVLFATAAEWGARLADAKAAGRLREELAGLDAYPVLVVDEVGYVPLDPEAARLLFQLVSHRYERASLIVTSNRPLGRWDEAFGDSATASATVDRLAHHAEVITLDADSYRTRRLDGASTTGWA; the protein is encoded by the coding sequence ATGTCGAGCCTCACGGCCGTTGGAGGTCTCGTGTCCCGTTCCGCCCCGCCCCCGCCGAACATGACCACTCTGGGGTGCGCCCTCTTCGCGACCCGCTGGCTCCAAGCGCCCCTGTATTTCGGCCTGGTGGCCGCGCAGGGCGTGTACGTCTACAAGTTCTTCAACGAGCTGTGGCACCTCATCCACCACGTCATCAGCGGCCGGGCGGACGAGACGCACGTCATGCTCGCCGTGCTCAAGCTCGTCGACGTGGTGATGATCGCCAATCTGCTGATCATGGTGATCGTCGGGGGGTACGAGACCTTCGTCTCGCGGATCGGCCTCCAGGGCCACCGCGACCAGCCCGAGTGGCTTTCGCACGTCAATTCCAACGTGCTGAAGGTCAAGCTGGCCACCGCGATCGTGGGGATCTCGTCGGTACACCTGCTCCAGATGTTCGTCGACGTGCACCACACGCCCCGGCACGACCTCATGTGGGGGACGGTCATCCACATGGCGTTCATCGCCTCCGCGGCCATCCTCGCCTACATGTCCGGGCCCATGGCGGCGCACGAGACCCGTGCGCGCACCGCGGGCGCGGGCTCCCGGCCCGCGGCCGTCCCCGCCCAGCGGGATCCCGGGGCGGGCGAGGCGGCGGGTCCCGCGTCCGGCGCCGAGGAACGCATCGAGGCCGCCGGGTTCCCGGCCAGGAAGGTCCTCGAACTGTTCGACGAGGGGCATCTGCGGGCGCCCGAGCCGGGGGTGATCACCCGGCTGGGAAAGGTCGACTTCGTCACCCGCAAGGCGAACGTGGTACTGCTCGGCGGCCCCGGCACGGGCAAGACGCATCTGGCGGTCGCCCTGGGCGTACGGGCCTGCCAGGCCGGCCACCAGGTGCTGTTCGCGACCGCTGCCGAGTGGGGCGCCCGGCTCGCGGACGCCAAGGCCGCGGGGCGGCTGCGCGAGGAGCTGGCCGGGCTCGACGCGTACCCGGTGCTCGTCGTGGACGAGGTCGGCTACGTGCCCCTCGACCCCGAGGCCGCCCGCCTCCTCTTCCAGCTCGTCTCGCACCGCTACGAACGGGCCTCGCTGATCGTCACCAGCAACCGCCCGCTGGGCCGCTGGGACGAGGCGTTCGGCGACAGCGCGACGGCGTCCGCGACGGTGGACCGGCTGGCCCATCACGCGGAGGTCATCACGCTCGACGCCGACAGCTACCGCACGCGCCGCCTGGACGGCGCGTCCACCACGGGCTGGGCCTAG
- a CDS encoding NAD(P)-dependent oxidoreductase encodes MPEKNNSVAVLGLGLMGTALASALLKAGHDTTVWNRTAAKTGPLAAQGARPAETVTEAVEAAPLVIVCLTSNDRVRALLEPEAPALAGRTLVNLTNGTPGQARELADWATEHGIAYIDGGIMAVPQMIATPGAYILYSGTDEQAYATHRPTLAALAETKWVGKDPGAAALYDLSLLTGMYGMVMGVAQAYALIGSAGVPAREFAPLLKDWVHAMTAGLVPGMAEALDSGRHLTDVSSLAVNQAALPNFLDAFTQQGLSTELFEPLQTLLDRAVDEGYAADGLSRLATLIKKDRIAAKKD; translated from the coding sequence ATGCCCGAGAAGAACAATTCCGTAGCCGTACTGGGCCTCGGCCTCATGGGTACGGCCCTGGCCTCCGCTCTGCTCAAGGCGGGCCATGACACCACCGTATGGAACCGCACCGCGGCCAAGACAGGCCCCTTGGCCGCCCAGGGCGCGAGACCCGCCGAGACCGTCACGGAAGCCGTCGAGGCCGCCCCCCTCGTCATCGTCTGCCTCACGAGCAACGACCGCGTCCGCGCCCTTCTGGAGCCCGAGGCGCCCGCCCTCGCCGGCCGCACCCTCGTGAACCTCACGAACGGAACCCCCGGCCAGGCACGGGAGTTGGCGGACTGGGCGACCGAGCACGGCATCGCGTACATCGACGGCGGCATCATGGCCGTCCCGCAGATGATCGCCACGCCCGGCGCGTACATCCTCTACAGCGGCACCGACGAGCAGGCGTACGCGACGCACCGGCCCACGCTCGCGGCCCTCGCGGAGACCAAGTGGGTCGGCAAGGACCCGGGCGCCGCCGCCCTGTACGACCTGTCCCTGCTCACCGGCATGTACGGCATGGTGATGGGCGTCGCCCAGGCGTACGCCCTGATCGGCAGCGCAGGCGTACCGGCCCGCGAGTTCGCGCCCCTGCTCAAGGACTGGGTCCACGCGATGACGGCCGGCCTCGTGCCCGGCATGGCCGAGGCGCTGGACTCCGGGCGGCACCTCACGGACGTGTCGTCCCTGGCGGTCAACCAGGCCGCGCTTCCGAACTTCCTGGACGCCTTCACCCAACAGGGCCTGAGCACCGAGCTGTTCGAGCCGCTCCAGACCCTCCTGGACCGAGCGGTCGACGAGGGATACGCGGCCGACGGCCTCTCCCGCCTCGCCACCCTGATCAAGAAGGACCGGATAGCGGCCAAGAAGGACTGA
- a CDS encoding helix-turn-helix domain-containing protein, whose translation MASLAELLRELKERSGLSYGVLAKRLHMSTSTLHRYCNGDAVPVDFAPVERFARLCKASPEELVEVHRRWILADAARGQKAEPRPEPGPEPEPEPEPEPEAGTGAGAGQGPEAEAAVAHSFLGAGRRRLVTLVSAAAGVAVIAVGSVALAMNGDDDGGHKRNDKAAAPAHPSASPDGGDGEGEEDKDRSDGKSTKKEGDPSASPFRKGSPKLGVPRAGGGGRGGNETSSAGGSASDDLVEPLTTRTRPYVYEDACTQHFLVNRKANEVPQPPSEQDAPAWVADLGAVSSGEQFIEVTVQGIGEETVVLQDMDVRVQSTSAPLAWNDYAMETGCGGKVNTKSFGVDLDDNAPRTTPKGGQRDFPYKVSENDPEVFYIKAHTASHDVRWYLELEWSSGKRHGTLRIDDQGKPFRTSGREERPSYGWPPGSSKWYRQLDS comes from the coding sequence ATGGCGTCTCTCGCGGAGCTGCTGCGGGAGCTGAAGGAGCGGTCGGGGCTCAGCTACGGGGTGCTGGCCAAGCGGCTCCACATGAGTACGTCCACCCTGCACCGGTACTGCAACGGCGACGCGGTGCCGGTGGACTTCGCCCCCGTGGAGCGGTTCGCCCGGCTCTGCAAGGCGTCGCCCGAGGAACTCGTCGAAGTGCATCGGCGGTGGATCCTCGCGGACGCGGCGAGGGGGCAGAAGGCCGAGCCCCGGCCGGAGCCAGGACCGGAACCGGAACCGGAACCGGAACCGGAACCGGAAGCGGGAACGGGGGCTGGAGCGGGTCAGGGTCCGGAGGCTGAAGCCGCTGTTGCCCACAGCTTTCTCGGAGCGGGAAGGCGGCGCCTGGTCACGCTGGTCTCCGCGGCCGCCGGGGTCGCCGTCATCGCGGTCGGCTCCGTGGCCCTCGCCATGAACGGCGACGACGACGGCGGGCACAAGCGGAACGACAAGGCCGCCGCCCCGGCCCACCCGAGCGCGTCCCCGGACGGCGGGGACGGCGAGGGCGAGGAAGACAAGGACCGGAGTGACGGCAAGAGCACGAAGAAGGAGGGCGATCCGTCCGCGTCGCCCTTCAGGAAGGGCAGCCCCAAATTGGGCGTGCCCCGGGCCGGCGGCGGCGGACGCGGCGGCAACGAGACCTCCTCCGCCGGGGGCTCCGCGAGCGACGACCTCGTCGAACCGCTGACGACACGCACCCGCCCGTATGTCTACGAAGACGCCTGCACCCAGCACTTCCTGGTCAACCGCAAGGCCAACGAGGTGCCGCAGCCGCCGTCCGAGCAGGACGCGCCCGCCTGGGTGGCCGACCTCGGCGCCGTCTCGTCCGGCGAGCAGTTCATCGAGGTCACCGTGCAGGGCATCGGCGAGGAGACCGTCGTCCTCCAGGACATGGACGTCCGTGTGCAGAGCACCAGCGCGCCGCTGGCCTGGAACGACTACGCGATGGAGACCGGCTGCGGCGGCAAGGTGAACACCAAGTCCTTCGGCGTCGACCTCGACGACAACGCGCCGCGCACCACACCCAAGGGGGGCCAGCGGGACTTCCCGTACAAGGTGAGCGAGAACGACCCCGAGGTCTTCTACATCAAGGCGCACACCGCGTCCCACGACGTCCGCTGGTACCTGGAGCTGGAGTGGTCGAGCGGCAAACGGCACGGCACGCTGCGCATCGACGACCAGGGCAAGCCGTTCCGCACCAGCGGCCGGGAGGAGCGCCCCTCGTACGGCTGGCCGCCCGGCAGCTCGAAGTGGTACCGGCAGCTGGACAGTTGA
- a CDS encoding PLP-dependent aminotransferase family protein, giving the protein MTVTEPARAAAPMPPLAARAAGVGGSPVRDILAVTARPEVINFAGGLPAPGLFDSEGIAAAFRAVLTEMPQRALQYSTTEGEPALRTAIAARTSARGLATAPDDVLITTGSQQGLSLLATALVEPGDTVLVEDPCYLAALQAFAFAGARVVPVPCDEFGMDPAALDELVALHRPKLLYTVPTFQNPTGRTLPAGRRAAVAGIAERRGVWIVEDDPYGELRFEGERVPWIATYPGAEERTVLLGSFSKVMAPGLRLGWLRAPGALLRACAVAKQAADLHTPTVNQLAAARYLAERDLDGHIARVAGIYRERRDAMLSGIGEALPEGSGWVRPEGGMFVWAKLPEGYDTGALLGGVVAHDVAYVPGAPFFAGAPDVSTLRLCFVTQAPDEIAEGLRRLRGALRI; this is encoded by the coding sequence ATGACCGTCACCGAGCCAGCCCGCGCCGCCGCCCCCATGCCGCCGCTCGCCGCGCGCGCCGCCGGGGTCGGAGGCTCGCCGGTACGGGACATCCTCGCGGTCACCGCGCGGCCCGAGGTCATCAACTTCGCGGGCGGCCTGCCCGCCCCCGGCCTCTTCGACAGCGAGGGCATAGCGGCCGCCTTCCGCGCGGTCCTCACCGAGATGCCCCAGCGGGCGCTCCAGTACTCGACGACCGAGGGCGAGCCCGCCCTGCGCACCGCCATAGCCGCGCGCACCTCCGCGCGCGGGCTCGCGACCGCCCCCGACGACGTGCTGATCACCACGGGATCGCAGCAGGGCCTCTCGCTCCTCGCGACCGCGCTGGTGGAGCCCGGCGACACCGTCCTCGTCGAGGACCCCTGCTACCTGGCGGCGCTCCAGGCCTTCGCCTTCGCGGGCGCGCGCGTGGTGCCGGTGCCCTGCGACGAGTTCGGCATGGACCCCGCCGCCCTCGACGAACTCGTCGCCCTGCACCGGCCGAAGCTGCTCTACACCGTGCCCACCTTCCAGAACCCGACCGGCCGCACGCTGCCCGCGGGGCGGCGCGCCGCGGTCGCCGGGATCGCCGAGCGGCGCGGGGTGTGGATCGTGGAGGACGACCCTTACGGGGAGCTGCGGTTCGAGGGGGAGCGGGTGCCGTGGATCGCCACGTACCCGGGGGCCGAGGAGCGCACGGTCCTGCTCGGGAGCTTCTCCAAGGTCATGGCGCCGGGGCTGCGGCTCGGCTGGCTGCGGGCGCCGGGCGCGCTGCTGCGGGCCTGTGCGGTGGCCAAGCAGGCGGCGGATCTGCATACGCCGACCGTCAATCAGCTGGCCGCTGCGCGGTATCTCGCGGAACGCGATCTTGATGGGCATATCGCCCGGGTGGCGGGGATCTACCGCGAGCGGCGGGACGCGATGCTTTCCGGGATCGGGGAGGCGTTGCCGGAAGGGTCCGGCTGGGTTCGGCCCGAGGGCGGGATGTTCGTGTGGGCGAAGCTGCCTGAGGGGTACGACACGGGGGCGTTGCTGGGGGGTGTCGTCGCGCACGACGTGGCGTATGTGCCGGGGGCGCCGTTCTTTGCGGGGGCGCCGGATGTTTCTACGTTGCGGCTGTGCTTTGTGACGCAGGCCCCCGACGAGATCGCCGAGGGGCTGCGTCGGCTGCGGGGCGCGCTTCGGATCTGA
- the argS gene encoding arginine--tRNA ligase, which produces MASVTSLTASVHQRLADALSAALPEAGSADPLLRRSDRADFQANGILALAKKLKGNPRELATQVVSRIESGDLLAGIEVSGPGFLNVTVTDKAIVETLAARAADGDRLGVPLNPHAGTTVIDYAQPNVAKEMHVGHLRSAVIGDALRHMLDFTGEKTIGRHHIGDWGTQFGMLIQYLIENPGQLAPAEDVDGEQAMSNLNRVYKASRAVFDADEEFKDRARKRVVALQSGDKETLELWQRFVDESKVYFYSVFEKLDVEVRDDEIVGESAYNDMMAETARLLEESGVAVRSEGALVVFFDDIKGKDDKPVPLIVQKADGGFGYAASDLSAIRDRVLGLHATTLLYVVDVRQSLHFKMVFEAARRMGWLNDDVTAHNMGYGTVLGADGKPFKTREGETVRLEDLLDEAVQRAAEVVREKARDLTEEEIQERAFQVGIGAVKYADLSTSANRDYKFDLDQMVSLNGDTSVYLQYAYARIQSILRKAGAQAGPVAHPELELAPAERALGLHLDAFGDTLAEAAAEYAPHKLAAYLYQLASLYTSFYDKCPVLKADTPAQTENRLFLCDITARTLHKGMALLGIRTPERL; this is translated from the coding sequence ATGGCCTCGGTCACGTCCCTCACCGCCTCCGTCCACCAGCGCCTCGCGGACGCCCTCTCGGCTGCCCTGCCGGAGGCCGGTTCCGCGGACCCGCTGCTGCGACGTAGCGACCGGGCCGACTTCCAGGCCAACGGCATCCTGGCGCTCGCCAAGAAGCTCAAGGGCAACCCGCGGGAGCTGGCCACGCAGGTCGTGTCCCGGATCGAGAGCGGCGACCTGCTCGCCGGCATCGAGGTCTCGGGCCCCGGTTTCCTGAACGTGACGGTGACCGACAAGGCGATCGTCGAGACGCTCGCGGCCCGCGCCGCCGACGGCGACCGGCTCGGCGTCCCCCTGAACCCGCACGCGGGCACGACGGTCATCGACTACGCCCAGCCGAACGTGGCCAAGGAGATGCACGTCGGCCACCTGCGGTCGGCCGTCATCGGTGACGCCCTGCGCCACATGCTGGACTTCACGGGCGAGAAGACGATCGGCCGCCACCACATCGGCGACTGGGGCACCCAGTTCGGCATGCTCATCCAGTACCTGATCGAGAATCCCGGCCAGCTGGCCCCGGCCGAGGACGTCGACGGCGAGCAGGCGATGAGCAACCTGAACCGCGTCTACAAGGCGTCGCGCGCGGTGTTCGACGCGGACGAGGAGTTCAAGGACCGGGCGCGCAAGCGGGTCGTCGCCCTCCAGTCCGGCGACAAGGAGACTCTGGAGCTGTGGCAGCGCTTCGTGGACGAGTCGAAGGTCTACTTCTACTCGGTCTTCGAGAAGCTGGACGTGGAGGTCCGCGACGACGAGATCGTCGGCGAGTCCGCGTACAACGACATGATGGCCGAGACGGCGCGGCTCCTTGAGGAGTCGGGTGTCGCGGTCCGCTCGGAGGGCGCGCTCGTCGTGTTCTTCGACGACATCAAGGGCAAGGACGACAAGCCGGTCCCGCTGATCGTGCAGAAGGCCGACGGCGGCTTCGGGTACGCGGCCTCGGACCTCTCGGCGATCCGCGACCGCGTCCTCGGCCTGCACGCCACGACCCTGCTGTACGTGGTGGACGTGCGCCAGTCCCTGCACTTCAAGATGGTCTTCGAGGCGGCCCGCCGGATGGGCTGGCTGAACGACGACGTCACGGCCCACAACATGGGCTACGGCACGGTGCTCGGCGCGGACGGCAAGCCGTTCAAGACCCGCGAGGGCGAGACGGTGCGCCTGGAGGACCTGCTCGACGAGGCGGTGCAGCGCGCCGCCGAGGTCGTACGGGAGAAGGCGCGCGACCTCACCGAGGAGGAGATCCAGGAGCGGGCGTTCCAGGTCGGCATCGGCGCCGTGAAGTACGCGGACCTGTCGACGTCGGCGAACCGCGACTACAAGTTCGACCTCGACCAGATGGTGTCCCTGAACGGCGACACGTCGGTCTACCTCCAGTACGCGTACGCCCGTATCCAGTCGATCCTGCGCAAGGCGGGCGCACAGGCGGGCCCGGTGGCGCACCCGGAGCTCGAACTCGCCCCGGCGGAGCGGGCGCTCGGCCTCCACCTGGACGCGTTCGGTGACACGCTGGCGGAGGCCGCCGCGGAGTACGCCCCGCACAAGCTGGCCGCGTACCTCTACCAGCTGGCGTCGCTGTACACCTCGTTCTACGACAAGTGCCCGGTCCTCAAGGCGGACACCCCGGCCCAGACCGAGAACCGCCTGTTCCTGTGCGACATCACGGCCCGCACACTGCACAAGGGCATGGCTCTGCTGGGGATCAGGACGCCTGAGCGCCTCTGA